In Myxococcota bacterium, a single genomic region encodes these proteins:
- a CDS encoding MFS transporter has translation PLLGVLGDRFGRRPVAIGSALLMIVGSLAFYNASGWWLVPLWTIAIFFVVGHEGVLSTYGAELFPTSHRSTAAGARLIIGTLSGVLGLALESVLYSATGSHWRAVSILLAFGLVSPFIIAVAFPETAGRSLEEISPEHDSLQGDTHEPAHPVG, from the coding sequence CCGCTACTCGGCGTGCTCGGCGACCGCTTCGGCCGCCGGCCGGTGGCAATCGGCTCGGCCCTGCTCATGATCGTGGGCTCGCTCGCCTTCTACAACGCGAGCGGCTGGTGGCTCGTGCCGCTGTGGACGATCGCGATCTTCTTCGTCGTGGGTCACGAAGGCGTGCTGTCGACCTACGGCGCCGAGCTCTTCCCCACCTCGCACCGCTCCACCGCCGCGGGCGCGCGCCTGATCATCGGCACGCTCTCGGGCGTGCTCGGGCTCGCGCTCGAATCGGTGCTGTACTCCGCCACCGGCTCGCACTGGCGCGCGGTCTCGATCCTGCTCGCGTTCGGGCTGGTCTCGCCGTTCATCATCGCCGTCGCCTTCCCCGAGACCGCCGGCCGCAGCCTGGAAGAAATCTCGCCGGAACACGACTCACTCCAAGGAGACACCCATGAGCCTGCTCACCCAGTGGGATAA
- a CDS encoding cytochrome P450 — protein MSLLTQWDNLVAAARGLSLMAVEKVETGIVYNPMDATLRSDPYPFYTRLRQADPFHRCRNADGWVLSRYADVLEVLRDSAFSADERNHRRFGHIVKRLERAGLPEPYADDRGSMLRLDPPDHTRLRGLVAKAFTPRAVERMRPRIEAILKELLESRPAKGPMELVTELASPLPVRVIAEMIGVPPEDHARFRDWSNEAVRSLGGDTIEDHQAAARANRQLDRYFEAIIDARRQAPKDDLISALVAAEDAGDRLKRGEMLSTLTLLLIAGNETTTNLIANATLALLRNPEQLEILRREPEKVPGAIDELLRYDSPVQMTSRVALEDRELHGKRVRRGDQIILLLGSANRDPDVFQNADRLDVTRSDVRHLAFSHGVHFCLGAQLARLEAGLALQGLIERFPSFKLLPQEVPWRTNMILRGPKSVWLDL, from the coding sequence ATGAGCCTGCTCACCCAGTGGGATAACCTCGTCGCCGCGGCCCGCGGCCTCAGCTTGATGGCCGTGGAGAAGGTCGAGACGGGCATCGTCTACAACCCGATGGACGCGACGCTGCGTTCCGATCCCTATCCCTTCTACACGCGGCTGCGCCAGGCCGACCCCTTCCACCGCTGCCGCAACGCCGACGGCTGGGTGCTGTCGCGCTACGCCGACGTGCTCGAGGTGCTGCGTGACTCGGCCTTCTCCGCCGACGAGCGCAACCACCGCCGCTTCGGCCACATCGTCAAGCGGCTCGAGCGCGCGGGGCTGCCGGAGCCCTACGCCGACGACCGCGGCTCGATGCTCCGGCTGGACCCGCCGGACCACACGCGTCTGCGGGGCCTGGTTGCCAAGGCCTTCACCCCGCGCGCGGTCGAGCGCATGCGGCCGCGCATCGAGGCGATCCTGAAGGAGCTGCTCGAGTCACGTCCCGCCAAGGGGCCGATGGAGCTCGTGACCGAGCTCGCGTCGCCGCTGCCCGTGCGCGTGATCGCCGAGATGATCGGCGTGCCGCCGGAGGACCACGCGCGCTTCCGTGACTGGTCCAACGAGGCCGTGCGCTCGCTCGGCGGCGACACGATCGAGGACCACCAGGCGGCCGCGCGCGCGAACCGCCAGCTCGACCGCTACTTCGAAGCCATCATCGACGCGCGCCGCCAGGCGCCGAAGGACGACCTGATCAGCGCGCTGGTCGCGGCCGAGGACGCCGGCGACCGGCTGAAGCGCGGGGAGATGCTCTCCACGCTGACGCTGCTCCTGATCGCAGGCAACGAGACCACGACCAACCTGATCGCGAACGCGACGCTGGCGCTCTTGCGCAACCCCGAGCAGCTCGAGATCCTGCGGCGCGAGCCGGAGAAGGTGCCGGGCGCGATCGACGAGCTCTTGAGATACGACAGCCCGGTGCAGATGACGTCGCGCGTGGCGCTCGAAGACCGCGAGCTGCACGGCAAGCGCGTGCGGCGCGGCGACCAGATCATCCTGTTGCTCGGCTCGGCGAATCGCGACCCGGACGTGTTCCAGAATGCGGACCGGCTCGATGTGACTCGCAGCGACGTGCGCCACCTCGCCTTCAGTCACGGCGTGCACTTCTGCCTGGGCGCGCAGCTCGCGCGGCTCGAGGCGGGGCTTGCGCTGCAGGGGCTGATCGAGCGCTTCCCGAGCTTCAAGCTGCTGCCGCAGGAGGTGCCGTGGCGCACCAACATGATCCTGCGCGGGCCGAAGTCGGTCTGGCTCGACCTGTGA
- a CDS encoding PaaI family thioesterase, translating into MSDAAKYTELLSAFFPGTLGMKFLEVTPERVRASLLVEDRLCTVPGVLHGGAIMAFADTLGAVATAQNLERGDGTTTIESKTNFLAAGRAGTTIEGECTPLHRGRRTMVWQTRVTGPDGKLLALVTQTQAVLERTREPAELLSGLFAGKPVADQQRLLATLERAGGAMYRAWAEKAADAKTQDSLLEAAEREDENAVALERLTKA; encoded by the coding sequence ATGAGCGACGCCGCGAAGTACACCGAGCTCCTGTCCGCCTTCTTCCCCGGCACGCTGGGCATGAAGTTCCTCGAGGTGACTCCCGAGCGCGTGCGCGCGAGCCTGCTCGTGGAGGACCGGCTGTGCACGGTGCCGGGCGTGCTGCACGGCGGGGCGATCATGGCGTTCGCCGACACGCTGGGCGCGGTCGCGACCGCGCAGAACCTGGAGCGTGGCGACGGCACCACCACGATCGAGTCGAAGACCAACTTCCTCGCGGCGGGCCGCGCCGGCACCACGATCGAAGGCGAGTGCACGCCGCTCCACCGCGGCCGGCGCACCATGGTCTGGCAGACGCGCGTGACCGGTCCCGACGGCAAGCTGCTGGCGCTGGTGACTCAGACCCAGGCGGTGCTGGAGCGCACGCGCGAGCCGGCCGAGCTGCTGTCGGGTCTGTTCGCCGGCAAGCCGGTCGCCGACCAGCAGCGCCTGCTCGCCACGCTCGAGCGCGCGGGCGGGGCGATGTACCGCGCCTGGGCCGAGAAAGCGGCGGACGCCAAGACCCAGGACTCGCTCCTCGAAGCCGCCGAGCGCGAAGACGAGAACGCCGTCGCGCTCGAGCGACTCACGAAGGCCTGA